The following coding sequences are from one Mytilus trossulus isolate FHL-02 chromosome 8, PNRI_Mtr1.1.1.hap1, whole genome shotgun sequence window:
- the LOC134728060 gene encoding uncharacterized protein LOC134728060, with the protein MEQRKRNTFGKFTRSKSADKKSSRSDYFKWLNDGRKLEDSPQVGLRNDHGNYVCEYLDVGAEAELEGDNTSDVPKSWAIGRRIVEWNILAEGMYCCTCKCPLHLSDIVGERLFGLGGLLMVDCKLCHTVTDVHFGKRGPSGSYDINTKASMGMIHAGMGPTHLQNFLAECNLPSITESTLRKKEKELSGQIRNVTIWHKERKSHSAQMAMCADTANIEASFDGGWQKRGSGWNYNSNTGHATFIGKETGKVLSFDLRSKTCKICEFHQNKKETVPEHECHLNWHGSSKSMEADMAVSMAHTLKDRVNVKLMSYMLIMMHQQQQDLKWSLEISKKKMTKTM; encoded by the exons ATGGAACAGCGTAAACGTAATACGTTTGGTAAATTTACGAGATCTAAATCTGCCGATAAGAAATCGAGTCGTTCAGATTACTTTAAATGGTTAAATGATGGCAGGAAATTGGAAGATTCTCCGCAAGTCGGCTTGCGTAATGATCATGGCAATTACGTTTGCGAGTATCTTGATGTTGGGGCCGAGGCTGAATTGGAAGGGGATAACACGTCTGATGTACCAAAATCTTGGGCAATTGGGAGAAGAATTGTAGAGTGGAATATTCTGGCGGAAGGGATGTATTGCTGTACTTGCAAGTGTCCACTTCACCTGTCAGATATTGTTGGAGAACGATTGTTTGGGCTAGGTGGTCTACTGATGGTAGATTGTAAACTGTGTCATACTGTTACTGATGTGCATTTTGGGAAGAGAGGACCATCTGGAAGTTATGACATCAACACAAAAGCTTCCATGG GAATGATACATGCAGGGATGGGCCCAACTCATCTGCAGAACTTTCTGGCGGAATGTAACCTGCCATCCATTACAGAGAGCACATTAAGGAAAAAAGAGAAAGAATTAAGTGGACAAATTAGAAATGTAACAATATGGCACAAAGAGAGGAAAAGTCACTCAGCACAAATGGCAAT GTGTGCAGACACTGCAAAT ATTGAAGCAAGTTTTGATGGTGGCTGGCAAAAGAGAGGATCTGGTTGGAATTATAATAGTAATACAg GCCATGCAACTTTTATTGGAAAGGAGACAGGAAAGGTGCTGTCATTTGATTTAAGAAGCAAGACATGTAAGATTTGTGAGttccatcaaaacaaaaaagagacAGTTCCGGAGCATGAGTGCCATCTGAATTGGCATGGGTCTAGTAAATCCATGGAGGCAGACATGGCGGTGTCAATGGCCCACACATTAAAAGATCGTGTGAATGTGAAATTAATG TCATACATGCTGATAATGATGCATCAACAACAGCAAGACTTGAAGTGGAGTTTGGAAATATCCAAAAAAAAGATGACCAAAACCATGTGA
- the LOC134728059 gene encoding zinc metalloproteinase nas-39-like, whose translation MCKQTCVGNDVDTGPCCRKSYRCCQPCDDTQQCTAGGGMCKQKCVDDDVDTGPCCQNSYRCCQPCNVTCGGIFNEPSGTFTTRNYPSNYCNDHDCNYNILVNDGFKIMLNFTFFHTEGTGSDRIYDFVTVLINT comes from the exons ATGTGTAAACAAACGTGTGTTGGCAATGACGTAGACACAGGTCCATGTTGTCGAAAAAGTTATAGATGTTGTCAACCATGTGATG ATACACAACAATGTACAGCTGGAGGTGGTATGTGTAAACAAAAGTGTGTTGACGATGACGTAGACACAGGTCCATGTTGTCAAAATAGTTATAGATGTTGTCAACCATGCAATG TTACCTGTGGTGGAATATTCAACGAACCATCTGGAACTTTCACAACACGGAATTATCCTTCAAACTACTGCAATGACCACGATTGCAATTACAACATCTTAGTTAATGATGGTTTTAAAATAATGCTGAACTTTACTTTCTTTCACACCGAGGGAACAGGGTCGGACCGAATTTATGACTTCGTTACGGTACTTATAAATACTTAA